Proteins from a single region of Runella sp. SP2:
- a CDS encoding PKD domain-containing protein: MLTHSTLKKILYFFTVILSVLGGNLYAQERVDITTCDATSSGVVCISPTDSLYELCVKLKPGPCSSKVYEVEWGDGKSENVTLNSEVTIKHIYDLKNFVKNCSAGLVRFDIDVGSATCLNDNKGFRVTFNKKPVANPAVGAACEGSPVRFSNNSCPTSSDVSFLWDFGNGQTSTGSSPSINYSDPTKTYKAKLTATSQNCGVSTAEVDVKLKKLPEAKYVLTSGFSLVNGDTVICLSNGGTLTLDATLSIDATRYQWTVSPSDYRFINGTNASSPKPVIQFSKAGIYTVTLVAENDCGRSKPNPCPHTVIDKPTLNLPRQADVCQAPFRYRFASQTGVSYTLNGRAFDPAVGEELTFQTAPYIVEATIPNPCGGVITDRDTFLVSAASQVKITTPVRDTTLCLGTASLSLRASSLGGTWSGSALIESQGTNRVFNPKTLGRHLIRYVVGSGSCSSKDSVTVVVEGIQPDARDLTICQGASLLKLQATPSGGRWTGCSNCLRGDTLIISAVPNNQIRLTYEVSSPSGCRSTDDAVISIGRPKADFAIANGCTGSALRPTNNSTGASTYTWLVNNNQVANGATPSLSLAAGTNRITLIAGAGGCADTTTREVLILAPPANVDFSLSQTQGCAPLTVNFTPTGTPNSTSDYTWTLGDGTQHTGFTPPAKQYENIERVAKDFTVTLSVKNACGEQRASKSVTVRPRAKAEIGVDSTTVRCTPALITFSNRSTGHNKPLTRWSFGDGSMRTSGADTLKHWFSARDSSRTYRVKLAVTSDCGQDSATVDIRVHPNVVRPLFELSKSIVCPGEPIQVKDATVPKPERWVWKFGDGKIDTRPNATHAFSQPNRDYRITLIAYTACGFDSTSKIVKVDSLPKGDFRLESPMACQGQPVQFVNLSDPRLGVIWDFGDGSPLDSVTYSPLHTYTTTANSISATLTVYRGSTACKGVPIRKTVPILARTVADFSIEGDSLLCSPGPVRFINRSQNADTFKWYFSDGRTSDAPNPILPFPKGQYDVKLVVSNRGVCKDSTFRVSAFQTDSCSVVIPQAFTPNNDGIGDRFTLFGNGIKEIIWLRIRDRWGEVVFEVKNIPAGSQNEAESWDGTFNGRAMPADMYVLESEVMYIETRKRERLRGNFYLMR, from the coding sequence ATGTTAACTCACTCGACGCTCAAGAAAATCCTCTATTTTTTCACGGTTATTTTGTCGGTATTGGGCGGTAATCTCTATGCCCAAGAGCGGGTTGACATCACCACTTGCGACGCTACTAGCTCAGGAGTGGTGTGTATTTCACCGACTGACTCCCTGTATGAGCTTTGTGTCAAGCTTAAACCAGGCCCTTGTTCTAGTAAGGTATATGAAGTGGAATGGGGTGATGGTAAAAGTGAAAATGTAACACTCAATAGTGAGGTGACAATCAAGCATATTTATGACTTGAAAAATTTTGTCAAAAATTGTAGTGCGGGCTTAGTTCGTTTTGATATTGATGTAGGGAGTGCTACGTGTTTAAACGATAACAAAGGCTTTAGGGTTACTTTTAACAAGAAACCTGTCGCTAATCCTGCCGTTGGGGCGGCTTGTGAGGGTTCGCCTGTGCGTTTTTCAAATAATTCTTGCCCGACTTCCTCAGATGTAAGTTTTTTGTGGGATTTTGGAAATGGCCAAACCAGTACTGGCTCTTCACCTTCTATCAACTACAGTGACCCTACGAAAACATACAAAGCCAAACTTACCGCTACTTCACAAAACTGTGGGGTGAGTACAGCCGAAGTGGATGTCAAACTCAAAAAACTGCCAGAAGCTAAATATGTACTAACGAGCGGCTTCTCATTGGTCAATGGTGATACGGTGATTTGTTTATCAAATGGAGGTACGCTTACGTTGGATGCGACACTTTCGATTGATGCCACTCGCTATCAATGGACGGTTAGCCCAAGTGATTATCGTTTTATTAACGGAACTAATGCCTCTTCGCCCAAACCTGTCATTCAATTCTCGAAAGCAGGAATATATACCGTTACATTGGTTGCCGAAAATGATTGTGGACGCTCGAAGCCTAATCCTTGCCCTCATACTGTCATTGACAAACCCACACTCAACCTGCCGCGCCAAGCAGATGTTTGTCAAGCACCTTTTCGTTACCGATTTGCCTCACAAACGGGTGTCTCTTACACCTTAAATGGTCGAGCGTTTGATCCTGCTGTTGGAGAAGAACTTACTTTTCAAACAGCTCCTTATATTGTCGAAGCAACCATTCCGAACCCTTGTGGCGGAGTAATTACCGACCGTGATACTTTTTTGGTATCGGCAGCTAGTCAAGTAAAGATTACGACTCCAGTAAGAGATACGACCTTATGCTTAGGTACAGCAAGCCTTTCACTACGTGCGTCGTCTTTGGGTGGTACGTGGTCAGGCTCAGCCTTGATTGAATCTCAGGGAACAAATCGTGTTTTTAACCCAAAAACGTTAGGACGACATCTGATTCGTTATGTAGTAGGAAGTGGGAGTTGTTCTTCCAAAGATAGTGTGACAGTCGTTGTTGAAGGCATACAGCCTGATGCCAGAGATTTGACGATTTGTCAAGGAGCTTCGCTGCTTAAACTACAAGCTACTCCTTCGGGAGGACGTTGGACAGGATGTTCCAATTGCCTGAGAGGAGATACATTAATAATTAGTGCGGTTCCTAATAATCAGATTAGGCTTACGTACGAGGTGAGCAGCCCCAGTGGGTGTCGAAGTACAGATGATGCCGTTATTTCTATTGGTCGTCCTAAAGCTGATTTTGCGATAGCGAATGGATGTACGGGTAGTGCGCTTCGCCCTACGAACAATTCGACGGGTGCGTCAACTTATACGTGGTTGGTCAACAACAATCAAGTAGCCAATGGTGCTACCCCTAGTCTTTCGCTAGCTGCCGGAACCAATCGAATAACGCTCATTGCAGGAGCGGGAGGATGTGCTGATACCACGACGCGAGAAGTGCTCATTTTAGCACCCCCTGCGAATGTCGATTTTAGTCTCAGCCAAACACAAGGTTGTGCACCATTGACGGTGAACTTTACACCGACAGGTACGCCCAATAGTACCTCCGACTACACATGGACTTTAGGGGATGGAACACAACATACAGGGTTTACACCGCCTGCTAAGCAATACGAAAATATTGAACGGGTGGCCAAAGATTTTACCGTCACTTTGTCGGTAAAAAATGCTTGCGGAGAACAACGAGCTAGTAAATCTGTCACTGTTCGTCCACGGGCAAAAGCAGAAATAGGAGTGGACTCTACGACGGTTCGCTGTACGCCTGCACTGATTACTTTCTCTAATCGTTCTACTGGGCACAATAAACCTTTGACACGTTGGAGTTTTGGAGATGGTAGTATGCGCACTTCAGGGGCAGATACCTTGAAACATTGGTTTTCGGCACGGGATAGCTCCCGTACTTATCGTGTGAAATTAGCAGTCACCAGTGATTGCGGACAAGACAGTGCCACGGTAGATATTCGGGTTCACCCAAATGTAGTTAGGCCACTTTTTGAATTGTCAAAATCAATCGTATGCCCAGGCGAACCAATTCAAGTGAAAGATGCCACTGTCCCCAAGCCCGAACGCTGGGTTTGGAAATTTGGAGATGGAAAGATAGACACACGCCCCAATGCTACCCATGCTTTTTCCCAACCAAATCGTGATTATCGAATTACACTGATTGCTTACACCGCTTGCGGGTTTGATTCTACCTCTAAAATTGTGAAGGTAGATAGCCTACCTAAAGGTGATTTTCGCCTTGAATCTCCGATGGCCTGTCAAGGGCAGCCAGTTCAATTTGTCAATTTATCCGATCCCCGCTTAGGTGTTATTTGGGATTTTGGAGATGGTTCTCCCCTCGACTCGGTTACTTACTCGCCTTTACACACCTATACCACTACTGCCAATTCTATTTCGGCCACATTGACGGTGTATCGGGGTAGTACTGCGTGCAAAGGGGTACCAATCCGTAAGACAGTACCTATACTAGCTCGCACTGTTGCTGACTTTTCGATAGAGGGTGATTCTCTGCTTTGTTCACCTGGCCCAGTAAGATTCATCAATCGTTCTCAAAATGCAGATACTTTTAAGTGGTATTTCAGCGATGGACGTACATCCGATGCGCCCAACCCAATCCTTCCGTTTCCTAAAGGTCAATACGATGTTAAGTTGGTAGTTAGTAACCGTGGGGTTTGTAAAGATTCTACTTTTCGGGTGTCGGCTTTTCAAACAGATAGCTGCTCAGTGGTGATTCCCCAAGCATTTACCCCGAACAACGACGGTATCGGTGACCGATTTACCCTATTCGGAAACGGTATTAAGGAAATCATCTGGCTTCGTATTCGAGATAGATGGGGAGAGGTAGTTTTTGAAGTAAAAAATATACCAGCAGGTAGCCAAAATGAGGCAGAATCTTGGGATGGTACTTTTAATGGTCGGGCCATGCCAGCAGACATGTATGTTTTAGAAAGTGAGGTAATGTATATTGAAACTCGTAAACGAGAACGGCTTCGAGGTAATTTTTACTTGATGCGATGA
- a CDS encoding LytTR family DNA-binding domain-containing protein, with amino-acid sequence MNTPQSLPSLCPPIFLRIGDRKEAVSLMQIVRFQSERNYTRVYLTDGRQVLMAKTLGAFERLLPSSFVRIHRSHLVNHSFISHWVDSPLKNTLVLTNGQVLTIANRRIKEFTEMNHRLRHKA; translated from the coding sequence ATGAATACTCCACAGTCACTTCCGTCGTTGTGCCCGCCAATTTTTTTGAGGATAGGTGATCGCAAAGAAGCAGTCTCGTTGATGCAAATAGTGAGGTTCCAATCAGAGCGGAATTACACACGTGTGTATTTAACCGATGGCCGCCAAGTACTGATGGCCAAAACGTTAGGTGCTTTTGAGCGGCTTCTTCCTTCCTCTTTTGTGCGTATTCACCGATCTCATCTTGTCAACCACTCTTTTATTAGCCATTGGGTTGATTCACCTTTGAAAAATACCTTGGTACTTACAAACGGTCAAGTACTTACAATAGCCAATCGACGTATAAAAGAGTTTACAGAGATGAACCACCGCTTACGACATAAGGCATAA